The Sphingosinithalassobacter sp. CS137 genome includes a region encoding these proteins:
- the ssb gene encoding single-stranded DNA-binding protein yields MSGSVNKVILVGNLGRDPESRTFQNGGKVVNLRIATSENWKDRNTGERREKTEWHSVAIFNEGLANVAERYLRKGSKVYIEGQLQTRKWQDQSGNDRYSTEVVLQGFNSVLTMLDSPGGGQGGGGGARGGGDWGGGGDDFAGQSSSRGGGFGGGGGSRGGGSDFPDDLDDDVPF; encoded by the coding sequence ATGTCGGGTTCGGTGAACAAGGTGATCCTGGTCGGCAATCTGGGCCGCGATCCGGAGAGCCGGACGTTCCAGAACGGCGGCAAGGTGGTCAATCTGCGCATCGCGACCAGCGAGAACTGGAAGGATCGCAACACCGGCGAGCGGCGCGAGAAGACCGAATGGCATTCGGTCGCGATCTTCAACGAGGGGCTCGCCAACGTCGCCGAACGCTATCTGCGCAAGGGCAGCAAGGTCTATATCGAGGGCCAGCTCCAGACCCGGAAGTGGCAGGACCAGTCGGGCAACGACCGCTATTCGACCGAAGTGGTGCTGCAGGGCTTCAACTCGGTGCTGACGATGCTCGATTCGCCGGGTGGCGGGCAGGGCGGCGGTGGCGGCGCGCGCGGCGGTGGCGACTGGGGCGGCGGCGGTGACGATTTCGCCGGCCAGTCCTCGAGCCGCGGCGGCGGCTTCGGCGGTGGCGGCGGGTCGCGCGGCGGCGGCAGCGACTTCCCCGACGACCTGGACGACGACGTCCCCTTCTGA